The Micromonospora krabiensis genome window below encodes:
- the miaA gene encoding tRNA (adenosine(37)-N6)-dimethylallyltransferase MiaA, with the protein MTGATGGSRPPVGTVVAVVGPTAAGKSALSIALAHALDGEVVNADSMQLYRGLDIGTAKLTPAERDGVPHHLLDIWEVTEPASVAEYQRLARAAIDDILGRGRVPLLVGGSGLYVRAVLEQFEFPGTDPAVRERLERELAEGGPAPLYARLRAADPTAAAGILPGNGRRIVRALEVIELTGAPFTASLPEPTPYYPSVQIGVDLDTALLDERIARRVDRMWADGLVAETRELVGRGLPDGRTASRALGYQQVLRHLAGELTETEAYEETIRATRRFVRRQRSWFRRDPRVHWLDSAAPDLVEAALRLTPAATSGPAHP; encoded by the coding sequence ATGACCGGCGCGACCGGGGGCAGCCGCCCGCCCGTCGGGACCGTGGTCGCGGTCGTCGGGCCGACCGCCGCCGGCAAGTCCGCGCTGAGCATCGCCCTCGCCCACGCCCTCGACGGGGAGGTCGTCAACGCCGACTCGATGCAGCTCTACCGGGGTCTGGACATCGGCACCGCGAAACTCACCCCGGCCGAACGGGACGGCGTGCCGCACCACCTGCTCGACATCTGGGAGGTCACCGAGCCGGCCAGCGTCGCCGAATACCAGCGGCTGGCCCGCGCGGCCATCGACGACATCCTGGGCCGCGGGCGGGTGCCGCTGCTGGTCGGCGGCTCCGGGCTGTACGTGCGGGCCGTGCTGGAGCAGTTCGAGTTCCCGGGCACCGACCCGGCGGTGCGGGAGCGCCTGGAACGGGAACTCGCCGAGGGCGGCCCCGCCCCCCTGTACGCGCGCCTGCGCGCCGCCGACCCCACCGCCGCCGCCGGGATCCTCCCCGGCAACGGTCGGCGGATCGTCCGTGCCCTCGAAGTGATCGAGCTGACCGGGGCACCGTTCACGGCCTCGCTGCCCGAACCCACGCCGTACTACCCGTCGGTGCAGATCGGCGTCGACCTGGACACCGCCCTGCTGGACGAGCGCATCGCCCGGCGGGTCGACCGGATGTGGGCCGACGGGCTCGTCGCCGAGACCCGGGAACTGGTCGGACGCGGCCTGCCGGACGGGCGTACGGCCAGCCGTGCGCTCGGCTACCAGCAGGTGCTGCGCCACCTCGCCGGTGAGCTGACCGAGACCGAGGCGTACGAGGAGACGATCCGCGCCACCCGACGCTTCGTCCGCCGGCAGCGCTCCTGGTTCCGCCGCGACCCGCGCGTCCACTGGCTCGACTCGGCGGCACCCGACCTGGTCGAGGCCGCCCTGCGCCTGACCCCGGCGGCCACGTCCGGACCAGCACACCCCTGA
- a CDS encoding class III extradiol dioxygenase subunit B-like domain-containing protein, protein MTVSAHRRTGRSRYGERVPLVAAAVCPHPPLLVPEVAGAAAPELDDLRAACDAAVAGLFAAAPDAVVLVGDGPTTGWITPPATGTLQPWGVDLAVPLDPTVPDHAAAPPDPTAPHGGAVLPLSLTIGAWLLARHRTRVPVAAVQVTADSDPETLRTLADQVRDHRPRVALLVLGDGSACRGEKSPGYADPRAEPYDEGVATALATADADALLALDPVLSTELKAAGRAPWQVLAAAARATGGDWRGELRHHTAPYGVAYLVATWEPA, encoded by the coding sequence ATGACCGTATCGGCGCACAGACGCACCGGGCGGTCCCGATACGGTGAGCGGGTGCCACTGGTCGCCGCCGCCGTCTGCCCACACCCGCCCCTGCTCGTACCCGAGGTGGCCGGTGCCGCCGCACCCGAACTCGACGACCTCCGGGCCGCCTGCGACGCCGCGGTCGCCGGGCTGTTCGCCGCCGCGCCGGACGCCGTGGTCCTCGTCGGCGACGGACCGACCACCGGCTGGATAACCCCGCCGGCCACCGGGACGCTGCAACCCTGGGGAGTCGACCTCGCGGTGCCGCTCGACCCGACGGTGCCCGACCATGCCGCGGCGCCGCCCGACCCGACGGCGCCCCACGGCGGCGCGGTGCTGCCGCTGAGCCTCACCATCGGCGCCTGGCTGCTGGCCCGGCACCGGACTCGGGTGCCGGTCGCCGCGGTCCAGGTGACCGCCGACAGCGACCCGGAGACCCTGCGCACCCTCGCCGACCAGGTCCGGGACCACCGTCCACGGGTCGCGCTGCTGGTGCTGGGCGACGGGTCGGCGTGCCGGGGGGAGAAGTCCCCGGGCTACGCCGACCCGCGCGCCGAACCGTACGACGAAGGGGTCGCCACGGCCCTCGCCACCGCGGACGCCGACGCCCTGCTCGCCCTCGACCCGGTCCTCTCGACGGAGCTGAAGGCCGCCGGGCGGGCCCCCTGGCAGGTGCTGGCCGCCGCCGCCCGCGCGACGGGCGGCGACTGGCGGGGCGAGCTGCGCCACCACACCGCCCCCTACGGGGTCGCTTACCTTGTCGCCACCTGGGAGCCGGCATGA
- a CDS encoding DUF349 domain-containing protein, which translates to MSDWTAFGRVDADGTVYVKTAEGERVVGSWQAGAPEEGLAHFARRFADLVTEVDLTEARLNSGAADAGHSLSTIRRIRASLAEAHVVGDIDGLATRLDRLAGVAEEKAGEARAARDAARGEALARKTALVEEAEKLAAESTGWKTAGDRLKEILDEWKTIRGVDKKADGELWKRFAAARDGFTRRRGAHFASLDAQRKQAQSVKEELVTEAEKLKDSTDWAATANQLKELMTQWKAAPRASKEAEQRLWERFRAAQDDFFTRRSEVFSARDNEQRANLERKQALLAEAEALDVDGDPKGAQAKLRDIQAQWHEAGRVPREAAAGLERRLRAVDDKVREVMDSAWRRTTKEDNPLLAQMRAQVAEAEERLSRAQAAGDARRIREAEQALASKRQFLQLAEQSS; encoded by the coding sequence ATGAGCGACTGGACTGCCTTCGGACGGGTGGACGCGGACGGCACCGTGTACGTGAAGACCGCCGAGGGCGAGCGGGTGGTCGGATCCTGGCAGGCAGGAGCGCCGGAGGAGGGGTTGGCGCACTTCGCGCGCCGCTTCGCCGATCTGGTGACCGAGGTGGACCTGACCGAGGCGCGGCTCAACTCGGGTGCGGCGGACGCCGGCCACTCGCTGAGCACGATCCGCCGGATCCGGGCTTCGCTCGCCGAGGCGCACGTGGTCGGGGACATCGACGGGCTGGCCACGCGGCTGGACCGCCTCGCGGGTGTCGCGGAGGAGAAGGCCGGCGAGGCGCGGGCGGCGCGGGACGCCGCCCGGGGCGAGGCGTTGGCTCGCAAGACCGCCCTGGTCGAGGAGGCCGAGAAGCTGGCCGCCGAGTCGACCGGCTGGAAGACGGCCGGTGACCGGCTCAAGGAGATCCTCGACGAGTGGAAGACCATCCGCGGCGTCGACAAGAAGGCCGACGGGGAGCTGTGGAAGCGGTTCGCCGCCGCCCGGGACGGCTTCACCCGTCGGCGGGGCGCCCACTTCGCCTCCCTCGACGCGCAGCGCAAGCAGGCGCAGTCGGTCAAGGAGGAGCTGGTCACCGAGGCCGAGAAGCTCAAGGACTCCACCGACTGGGCGGCCACCGCCAACCAGCTCAAGGAGCTGATGACGCAGTGGAAGGCCGCGCCGCGTGCCTCGAAGGAGGCCGAGCAGCGGCTCTGGGAACGGTTCCGGGCCGCGCAGGACGACTTCTTCACCCGGCGCAGTGAGGTCTTCTCGGCGCGCGACAACGAGCAGCGCGCCAACCTGGAGCGCAAGCAGGCCCTGCTGGCCGAGGCCGAGGCGTTGGACGTCGACGGCGACCCCAAGGGCGCCCAGGCGAAGCTGCGCGACATCCAGGCGCAGTGGCACGAGGCCGGTCGGGTGCCGCGGGAGGCGGCCGCCGGTCTGGAGCGGCGGCTGCGCGCGGTCGACGACAAGGTCCGCGAGGTGATGGACTCGGCGTGGCGCCGGACCACCAAGGAGGACAACCCGCTGCTGGCCCAGATGCGGGCGCAGGTGGCCGAGGCCGAGGAGCGGCTGTCCCGGGCCCAGGCCGCGGGCGACGCCCGCCGGATCCGCGAGGCCGAGCAGGCCCTGGCCTCGAAGCGGCAGTTCCTCCAGCTCGCCGAGCAGTCCAGCTGA
- the miaB gene encoding tRNA (N6-isopentenyl adenosine(37)-C2)-methylthiotransferase MiaB — protein MTTAAAGSPRTYQVRTYGCQMNVHDSERISGLLEQAGYVRAPEADEQPDVVVFNTCAVRENADNRLYGNLGHLRPVKDKHPGMQIAVGGCLAQKDRGDIVRKAPWVDVVFGTHNIGSLPVLLERARHNTAAEVEILESLDVFPSTLPTRRESTYAGWVSISVGCNNTCTFCIVPSLRGKEKDRRPGDILSEVRALVDEGVLEVTLLGQNVNSYGVEFGDRYAFGKLLRACGDIDGLERVRFTSPHPKDFTDDVIAAMAETPNVCHSLHMPLQSGSDDVLRAMRRSYRSEKYLGIIEKVRAAMPDAAITTDIIVGFPGETEADFERTLDVVREARFSSAFTFQYSKRPGTPAATMDGQLPKQVVQERYERLIAAVEEITWAENKRLVGETVEVLVAVGEGRKDERTGRMSGRARDGRLVHFDAGSFAGQIRPGDIVHTTVTYAAPHHLNADGEPLSHRRTRAGDAAEAGRSPRTPGVLLGLPTIGAPAAAPAPVGGCAAH, from the coding sequence ATGACTACCGCAGCGGCGGGCAGCCCGCGCACCTACCAGGTGCGGACGTACGGCTGCCAGATGAACGTGCACGACTCCGAGCGCATCTCCGGCCTGCTGGAACAGGCCGGATACGTCCGCGCGCCCGAGGCCGACGAGCAGCCGGACGTGGTGGTGTTCAACACCTGCGCGGTCCGGGAGAACGCCGACAACCGGCTCTACGGCAACCTCGGTCATCTGCGCCCCGTGAAGGACAAGCACCCGGGGATGCAGATCGCCGTCGGCGGCTGCCTCGCCCAGAAGGACCGCGGCGACATCGTCCGCAAGGCCCCCTGGGTCGACGTGGTCTTCGGCACGCACAACATCGGCTCGCTGCCGGTGCTGCTGGAGCGGGCGCGGCACAACACGGCCGCCGAGGTGGAGATCCTCGAATCCCTCGACGTGTTCCCGTCCACGCTGCCCACCCGCCGTGAGTCGACGTACGCCGGCTGGGTGTCGATCTCGGTGGGCTGCAACAACACCTGCACGTTCTGCATCGTGCCCTCCCTGCGCGGCAAGGAGAAGGACCGCCGCCCCGGCGACATCCTCTCCGAGGTACGGGCCCTGGTCGACGAGGGCGTGCTGGAGGTGACCCTGCTCGGGCAGAACGTCAACTCCTACGGCGTCGAGTTCGGCGACCGGTACGCCTTCGGCAAGCTGCTGCGGGCCTGCGGCGACATCGACGGCCTGGAGCGGGTGCGGTTCACCAGCCCGCACCCGAAGGACTTCACCGACGACGTGATCGCCGCGATGGCCGAGACGCCCAACGTCTGCCACTCGCTGCACATGCCCCTGCAGTCCGGCTCCGACGACGTGCTGCGCGCGATGCGCCGCTCGTACCGGTCGGAGAAGTACCTGGGGATCATCGAGAAGGTCCGCGCCGCGATGCCCGACGCGGCGATCACCACCGACATCATCGTCGGGTTCCCCGGTGAGACCGAGGCGGATTTCGAGCGCACCCTCGACGTGGTCCGCGAGGCCCGCTTCTCCTCCGCCTTCACGTTCCAGTACTCGAAGCGCCCCGGCACCCCGGCCGCGACCATGGACGGCCAACTGCCCAAGCAGGTGGTCCAGGAGCGCTACGAGCGGCTGATCGCCGCCGTCGAGGAGATCACCTGGGCGGAGAACAAGCGGCTCGTCGGGGAGACCGTCGAGGTGCTCGTCGCCGTCGGTGAGGGGCGCAAGGACGAGCGCACAGGCCGGATGTCCGGCCGGGCCCGGGACGGCCGCCTCGTGCACTTCGACGCCGGTTCGTTCGCCGGGCAGATCCGTCCCGGCGACATCGTGCACACCACCGTCACGTACGCGGCCCCGCACCACCTCAACGCCGACGGCGAGCCGCTGTCGCACCGGCGCACCCGGGCCGGTGACGCGGCCGAGGCGGGACGCTCCCCGCGTACCCCGGGTGTGCTGCTCGGACTGCCCACGATCGGCGCGCCGGCCGCGGCGCCGGCCCCGGTCGGCGGCTGCGCCGCCCACTGA
- a CDS encoding DUF2277 family protein gives MCRSIKTLREPYTPEVTDTDVQAAALQYVRKISGFRAPAAHNAAAFDAAVAAVAEATRTLLDQLVVRGATAPRGGQAAASAGATVSGAHRER, from the coding sequence ATGTGCCGGAGCATCAAGACCCTGCGTGAGCCGTACACCCCGGAGGTGACCGACACCGACGTGCAGGCGGCGGCGTTGCAGTACGTCCGGAAGATCTCGGGCTTCCGGGCGCCCGCCGCGCACAACGCCGCCGCCTTCGACGCGGCGGTGGCCGCCGTGGCGGAGGCCACCCGTACGCTGCTGGACCAGCTCGTGGTGCGCGGCGCGACCGCCCCGCGCGGCGGTCAGGCCGCGGCGAGCGCCGGCGCGACCGTGTCGGGGGCCCACCGCGAGCGGTGA